DNA sequence from the Hirundo rustica isolate bHirRus1 unplaced genomic scaffold, bHirRus1.pri.v3 scaffold_493_arrow_ctg1, whole genome shotgun sequence genome:
CCGAtgatgtccccaatgtcccctggAGGCCCCGTGGCCCCGACACCCCCTGCAATAAAAATGTCCCCAACGGTCCCCGTGCCTGTGGCAGCTTCTTCCCAGGgacagggaatttggggagggggacaggctgggaggactcagggatttggggggggctgagggatttggggggggcTCAGGAATTTGGGAGTTGACACAGAAACTCGGAGGAGCCCCGGGATTACTGGGGAGGATCTGGGGAGTCGGAAGGGGCCCGGAATTCGGGGGGACTCAGGagtttgggggtcccgggggtctcACCCGAGCGACGCGGAGCCGCCAGGCCCCGCCCCCAACGGTCAAACCACGCCCCCAACAAAAAACCCGCCCATTCCAGCGGCGCAATCTGATTTTCATAACCCCGCCCCGGGCCACGCCCACCCGCCCCGCGCATGCGCAGCTCCTCCCGGCGCCGACGCAGCGCGGTGAGTCCCGAGCTGGTGCCAGCGACCCCGAACCGGGACCAGCGACCCCGAACTGGTCCCGATCCCCTCCCGAACTGCATCCagcccctccttcccacccccgAACTGCTTCCAGCATGCCGGACTGGTCCCGGCTCCGCGCCGGCCTCAGTGACCCCCACAATcctcccagtaacccccagtaTCCCCCAGCTACCTCCCAGTACAAGCCTCTGCCCCGCCCCAGTGACCCCCAGTAGCTCCCAGTCCCCCCAATCCcctctcccagtgcccccagtccccccagaccccccagtcccctctcccagtgcccccaatcccctctcccagtccccccagaccccccaatcccctctcccagtccccccagtcccctctcccagtgcccccagtgcccccagtgcccccagaccccccagtccctctcccagtcccctctcccagtccccccagaccccccagtccctctcccCGTGCCCCCAGTCGGAGCCATGTGCCGGGGCCGGTTCCTGGGGGGCTGTGCGTGGCTGCTGGGGggcctggccctgctgcagaCCCTCTACCTGCGGGGGCTgccccggccgcgccccgcgccccgccgcgccccccgcgGGGTCCTGGACGCCTCGGGGGCGTTCCGGGTGTACTGGGACGTCCTGGGAGCCCCCCCAGGCTGGgcccgcgcccccggccccgaGCTGGTCCTGGCCACCCACGGCAGCCCCgggcgagcggcggcggcgctgggggGGCCCTGGGGGGGGCCGCTGTCGCTGGCGGTTTTTGGGGAGCCGCGGggggggctgcgggagctgaTGGCGATCCTGGGGGGGCCCTGCCGATCCTTGCGGGGCCGCCTGAGGCTGCAGGTGGTGctgggggcggcggggccccccccggagcccccggagccccccagagccccccagagCGCCGGGGGGTGCCGGGGGGCGCTGGCGCGGCTGGCGGCCGCCGACCCCCCCAGTTACACCCTGGGGGTGCCGTACCCCGGGAATCTGCTGCGGAACGTGGCCTGGGAgggggcggccgcgggggggctccgggggggcCCCCCGCCCAAATTCGGGGCGCGTTTCGTGCTCATGGTGGACGCGGACGTGGTGCCCAGCCCGGGGCTGCGCGAGGGGTTCCTGGCGCTGCTGCGGGACGGGGGGCTGCACCCCAAAAACTGGGGGGGACAGGAGGGGGGGCTGTACCCCAAAACCTGGGGGGGACAGGAGGGGGGGCTGTACCCCAAAAACTGGGGGGGACAGGAGGGGGGGAtgcaccccaaaacctgggggggacaggagggggggatgcaccccaaaacctggggggctgaggggaggctGGGGGAGCCCAAAGCTACGGAGTCTCAGAGGGATTTGAGGACACAGGGGAACTTGGTGAACCCCAAACTTTTGGGTATTCAGGGGGGTTTGGGGCACCCGAAAGCTTTGGGGACTCCTGGTGGTGGCCCGAGGGTGCCCAACACCTTGGGGGGCCCCAGTGTCCCGAGTGACCCCAACGCCCTGAGTGACCCCAACACCCGGGGTGACCTCAATGCCCTGAGTGACCCCAAGACCCTGAGTGACCCCAACGCCCGGGGTGACCTCAATGCCCTGAGTGACGCCAACACCCGGGGTGACCCCAGCTCCCTGAGCGCCCCCGAGGCCGCGGAGCCCCCCTGGGCGCGGGTGGTCTTCGTGCTGCCGGCCTTCGAGGTGCGCTCGGGGCTGCGTCCGCCGGGCTCCAAGGCGGAGCTGCTGCGGCTGTggggcgcgggggcggcgcggccgtTCTACGGGGCGCTGTGCCCGCGCTGCCAGGCCCCCACCGACTTCAGGCGCTggcgggcgctgccgccgccgccccggctGCACGTGGCCTACGAGGCGGCCTGGAGGGACCCCTGGGAGCCGTTCTTCGTGGCCCCCGCCCACGGCGTGCCCCGCTTCGACGAGAGGTTCCTCCAGTACGGCTTCAACCGCATTAGCCAGGTcagggcggggcgggggcggccctGGGGGGGCTCTGGTGGCCTTGGGGTGGCCTCGGGGTGGCCGTGTGGGCTGGGGATGGTGGTAGGGAggtctgtggggtctgtgggtGCCCTGTGGCGCCTCAGTGTGACCCTTTAACCCCCGCCCCCGTCCCCCCAGGCCTGCGAGCTGCACATGGCCGGGTTCCGCTTCGCGGTGCTGGACGGGGCCTTCGTCACCCACCGCGGCTTCAAGGAGCCGGGGGGGTTCCACGAGGGCCGCGAGGCCGAGCTGGGCCTCAACCGCCGCCTCTTCCGGGGCTTCCGGGAGGAGCTGAGGCAGCGCTACCCCGGCTCCCCCCGGCGCTGCTGAGCACCTGGGACACGCCTGGGACACGCCTGGGACACTTGGGAACTCCCCAGTGGAcactggaaggagctgctgtgaaCTCCTGGGACATCTGACACAGCTGGGGACGCACCTGGGACAGCTGAGGACCCTCCAATGGATGTTTGGCGTCGCCTGGGGACCCTCCGTGGACACCTGGATGCCCCCCGGACATGGGGGTGACCGTCCCTCAGCGCCCTCAGTAAAAATGGCCGCCTACCCATCATGCCTCTGTTTGGGTGACGTCATggggtggggcagggcagaCCAGTAACACCCAGTACAGACCAGTAAGGCCCAGGGCATGAGGCAGAGAACCCCACCCTGGTTAGTTATGGTAGTAAACTACAGCTCCCAGCATGCACCGTGCGCCAGCAAGGCAGAAGCTCCGCCCCCCattcaaaaaaaaccacagctccCGAAATGCCTCGGGAAGGAAATGGCCGCCAAGCCACTTCCGGTTTTGCCTTTGATGTGGAACTACACTTCCCATGATGCGTTCAGGGCACGTGACTGGAATTCGTGCTCATTTAGGGGACTACAGCGGCCGTCATGCACCAGGGCAACATGCCGGACTTCCGGTTCTGCTCTTGCCAGGGCCAAAAAAGGGTGGGGGCGCGCGGCAGCGCCCCCTGGCGGGCGGGAAGACCAGAGGGGGGGTTTCCTggaaggagggggaggggcAGAAACTCCGGGGGGGGGAGGGGCCACGACACCAAATCCGAGGGGGGAGGGGCCACGGTTGGGACCTGAAATTTGAGGTGGGGGGCGGGGACAGGACCCCAAATTCTTGAGGGCTGGGACCCCCCCACAGCctttccccccccaaaatccagaggGAGGATCCGATTTGAGCATAAACCCCCAAAATCTGAGCTTGGAAAAGAACCCCAAACGCACCGAAGTCGCGGTTAATAAAcgtttttttatttgcatttttccacCCTGGTTTTTCTCCCGTTAATTCGCCGTTAAAGTGCTGCAAAGGGAACAGGTTTAtattttctaggattttttttttttttttttttttaaattttatttaaacctccccaaaatcctcaTAAACAAAACTTTATCCCGGACGCCCGACGCACCTTTTAATTCTGGGGCTAAACAAGGCAGAAATGGGAGCTTTTTATCAAATTATAATACAAAGAATGTAAcaaatacaacaacaaaaacagccATAAAACAGCCcgacaaatgaaaataaatggaaataaagctGCAAGGAAAACCTCGGGAGTGGCTCTGGGCTCGCTCCGTCCTCCCCGGAGTCATTCGATCTCCGGGTCTTGTGCCACGGATTAAATTTtccaggctctggggacactTCTCAGTTTCAGAGGTCAgagttgtgttttttggtttgtttttattaataaatcCATGggtttggtttatatttttcatcatagatttattttttggtttattcTGCTCagtaaataccttttttttttttggtttatttctttggataaatctattttattttattttttaatagagcCCCTTTTCTTTTGGTTAATTTTCTTAACAGATCCAATTTTGtctctgtaattattttatttattttatttttatattaatttgtttaatctattttttttaaatgaatccacattttttactttggttttatttttttaaataattacattttatttggtttctttttttagcaaatcctcttttttttctttattttttttaatatatccaTGGGTTTGGTTCTATTATTTAATGTACACATGGTTTTGggtaatttatttaatatatatccATGGTTTTGgctaggatttttttaataaattcacagtttgggggttttcttaagaaaaaatcCGCagctttggttgtttttttttttaataaaaaaatccacagttttggtttaatttcttccacaaaccaaaaaatcaaaaattcgATTAAATCCATCGACCCAACAGAACCTTCagccccacaaaaaaaaaaaaaaaaaaaaaaaaaaaaaaaaaaaaaaaaagttaaaactggggtggggggggaagacaaaaaaaaaatttcatttccatcaaccaaacactgaaaatatttttgcaggggagtggaaggagggaaaaaaacgggggcacaaaataaaccccaataaaaaaatttaaaaaaaaaaaaaaaaaagggataaattGGGAGGGAAGAAGTGAAGAAGCTCTCAGCAAGGGGAGAACCCCAAAAtctgggtttgggggggggggaccCCGGGCGCTCCCCCTCTCTGTACACGCGGGGGCCCCCGGGTCCGGGCCTATGTACAACCCCCGCCCCGCGGTCACTCCTTGCGCTTGACCGCCAGCTCCAGGCCGGGCGCGCGGATCCCGGCCCGGGCCACACCCTCGCAGGACGAGGACGAGGACAGGCGGGACCCCGGCGCCCGGCCCGCGTCCTCGTCGGCGGCCGTCACCTCGTAGCACCCCTTGGCCTTGGAGCCGATGCCCCCAAAGGTCCCGAATTTGCTCTTGGGCTGCCTGGAGGCGTCCGGCTCGGCCGAGTGCTCGTCGCTGAAGGACGACGAGCGCGGCCGCGGCTTCTTGCTGCGGAACAGCGAGAACTTGGCCTTGGCCGCAGGCGCTTCGGCCTCCAGCTCGCCCTCGGCCGAGCCCAGGCTGGCCTTGGAGCTCTTCAGGTCGCCCTTGGAGCCGGACGCCGACCCCGACGCCTCGGGGGAGCCCGgggtgccgccgccgccccgccccttCGGCTTGGAGAAGTTGAATTTGGGCATCTTCAGCTTGGATTTCTTCAGCCTGGCCTCGGCCTCGTCCGGCTCCGGCTCGGCCGCGTCGGCGCCGGGGAAGTCGACGTCCACCCCGACCTCGCGGCCCTTGGCCTCGGGCTCGGAGAAGACGAATTTCGGCATCCGCAGCTTGGGGAAGGACACCTTGACCTGGCCGCCCTCGGTGGCCACCTTGGGGCCGGAGGCGTGGAAGGTTCCGGAACCGGCGCTCACTGATGGCGGCGTCGCCTCGGCCCCACCTTTGACCTTCGGCCCTTTCACGCTGATGCTCATCCCCGACCCGGACACTTCCAGGGCCGGAGCCTCCAGGTGGACGCCCACCCCCCCACGAGGGGCTTCCACGCTGACCTTTGACCCTTTGATGTCACCGGCCACCTCCACGTTTGGTCCTTTCAGCCTCAGGTCAACATCCGGCGCGGAGAATTTCGGCCCTTTCAGTTCCACCTCGGGGCCTTCCAGCCCCGAAACGGAGCCCTTCAGCCCCCCCTTGACCTGGGGGCCCTCCAGAGTGACCCCCGCGTCCCCTCCGTTCACGCTGGGGCTGGAGATGCCGAACTGGGGCAGCTTCAGGGACGGGAGTTTGATGGTGCCCCCCAAAATTTCGAAACCGGCATCATCTGCCGACGCCTGGGGGGATTTGACGCCGACGTCTCCTTTCAACTTTGGTCCTTTCAGGTTGACATCCAAATCCAGGCCGGAGGCGTCCAGCGAGGGCCCCTTGAGGTCCAGGGTGGCCCCCGGGGACTGGACGGAGCAGGGGACGCCACCCTGGACCTCCAGCGTCGGGGACTTCACCGTGGGCAGCTTCACCTTCCCCCCGAGGCCGCCGAGGTCCAGGCCGGGCGCGTCCAGGGTGACGCCAGGCCCTTCCACCGAGCCCGAAATGTCCAAATCTCCCTTCAATTTTGGTCCTTTCAGGTTTCCCTCCAACTCAGGTCTGGAGATTTGGGGCCCTTTGAGCTTCACGTCCACGGCCGAGCTGACGTCCGGCATTTCCAGCCCCAAGCCCGTTTTCCCCCCCTGGGGccatcccagtttcccctcGGGACCTTCCAGTTGTGCTCCGGCAACGCCGACTTCGCCCTTTACTTTTGGTCCTTTCACGCTGATGTCGACATCCGGGGCCGCGACCGAGGGGACGGCGACGTCGATGCCGGGGCCCTGCAGGTCCCCCCCGATCTTCACCTCTCCCGCGCCCACCTGGACCCCGGGGAGTTTGAATTTGGGGCTTTTCAGGTTCACATCGGGACCTTCAACATCCGGGACCTTGACCTCCAGATCGCCCTCAACTTTCGGGGCCCCGGCCGAGGCCTCCCCACGGAACCGGGGGGATTTGAGGTCGAACTCGACGTCGGGGAAGGAGATCTTCCCGAACATGTGCTTCTTGCCTTTGGGGGACTTGGCGGCGGCGTCGCCCCTGACGGTGACATCGGGGCCGGTGACGTTCAGCTCCGCGTCCAGCTCGGCCCCCGCCGCGTTCACGTCGAAGGCGCCCTTCTTCCCCTTCACTTTGGGGCCGCTCATGTGGATTTTGGGCATCTTGAACTTgctcttcttccccttcccGGACAGGTGGGCCTCAGGTGACTCCACGCTCAGCTCCGCCTCAGGTAGCTCCACATCCGCCTTGGGGCTTTTCATCCCGAACCCGAATTTGGACTTTTTGAACTTGGGAACTTTGATGTTGGCCTCGGGGCCCTCGACGCTCAGGTCGGGACATTCAACGTCAACCTCGGGGCCTTTGACCCCGAATTCTGGGCCTTTGAGGTTGACCTCGGGCCCCTTCAGGTGACCTTCCACCTTTGGGGTGGAAATGTCAAAGCCACCCTTGGTTTTGTGGCCTTTCAAGTTCAAGTCTATCTCGGGCATGGAGATTTTGGGGACATTCATGTGCATTTCGGGCATTTTCAGTTTAGGACCTTTCACTTTGCCCTCCAGACCTCCAGCATTCACCTCTGGCAGGCTGAGATCGACCTTGGGGCCGGACAGATCCACCTCAGCCTTCGGCAAGTTCACGTCCACGTCAGGACCTTCCCCTTTAAAGCCAAATTTGGGTATTTTCATTTTGGGCAGCTTCACTTTCCCCTCCAGGCCCTCAACGTCGACCGCCGGGCCCTCGATGTCGACCTTGGGGCCTTTGATGTCGACCTCGGGGCCCTTCAGACCCCCCTCGAGCTTGGGGCCCTGTAGGTCGGCGTCACCTTTGACCTTCAGTCCCTTCAGGTTCAGGTCGATGTCGGGCATGGAGATCTGGGGCGTTTTGAGGTGAATGTCGGGCATCTTGACCTTGGGCGCTTCCAGGGTCACGTCCGGCGCCTGGATGTCCACTTTGGGGCCCTTGAGGTCGACGTCTGGGCACTGCAGGTCACCCTCCAGCTTGGGGACAGAGACATCGATGTCACCCTTGACCTTGGGGCCCTTCAGGCTGAAGTCGACGTCGGGCATGGAGAATTTGGGGGCCTTGATGTGCATCTCCGGCATCTTGAACTTGGGGCCTTTCACCTTCCCCTCGGGTCCTTCCAGCTCCACGTCGGGGAGATCCACATCCACTTTGGGGCCCTTGATGTCAATTTCGGGGCCTTTCAGGTCACCCTCGAGCTTTGGAAGGGAAACATCAACGTCCCCCTTCAATTTGGGGCCTTTGAGGTTGAAGTCGACGTCGGGCATGGAGATCTTGGGGGCCTTGATGTGCATCTCAGGCATGGAAAATTTGGGACCTTTGACTTTTCCGTCCACGCTCAGCTCAGGAGCCTCCACGTCCACGCTGGGGCCTGAAATGGCCACGTCACCCTTGGGGACGGCCAGGTCCACGTCCACGCCATCCCCTTTGAACCCGGGCATGGAGAATTTGGGCATCTTGAACTTGGGCAGTTTGAATTTTCCCTCGGGGCTGTCTATGGTGACGCTGGGGGCGGTGACGTTGACCTCGGGACCTTTCAGCTCCCCTTCCACACTGGGCACCGACACGTCCACATCACCTTTCACTTTGGGGCCTTTCAAGTTCAGGTCGAGGTCAGGCATGGAGATCTTGGGGGCTTTGATGTGCATCTCGGGCATCTTGAACTTGGGGCCCTTCAGTTTTCCTTCGGGACCCTCAATGTCTACCTCTGGACCTTCAACGTCCACCTTGGGGCCGGACACGTCCAGGTCTGCCTTTGGGAGGTTCACGTCCACCTCGGGGCCTTCTCCCTTCAAACCAAATTTGGGCATCTTGAACTTGGGCATCTTGAATTTTCCCTCGGGGCCGTGGATGTCGACGTCGGGCGCCTCAATGTCCACTTTGGGGCCCTTGATGTCCACTTCAGGAGCCTTCAGGTCCCCTTCGATCTTTGGAAGGGACACGTCCACATCACCCTTGACCTTGGGGCCTTTGAGGTTGAAGTCAACATCGGGCATGGAGATCTTGGGGGCCTTGATGTGCATCTCGGGCATCTTGAACTTGGGGCCTTTGATCTTCCCCTCGGGTCCTTCCAGCTCCACGTTGGGGAGATCCACATCCACTTTGGGGCCCTTGATGTCAATTTCGGGACCTTTCAGGTCTCCCTCCAGCTTGGGGACAGAGACATCGATGTCTCCTTTCAGTTTGGGGCCCTTCAGGTTCAGGTCAATGTCAGGCATGGAGATCTTGGGCGTCTTAAAATGCATCTCGGGCATCTTGAACTTGGGGCCTTTCACCTTCCCCTCGGGGCCCTCAATGTCCACACTCGGCATCTCAACGTCCACCTTGGGGCCGGACACGTCCAGGTCTGCCTTTGGGAGGTTCACGTCCACCTCGGGGCCTTCTCCCTTCAAACCAAATTTGGGCATCTTGAATTTGGGCATCTTGAATTTTCCCTCAGGGCCGTGGATGTCGACATCGGGCGCCTCAATGTCCACTTTGGGGCCCTTGATGTCCAGTTCAGGAGCCTTCAGGTCCCCTTCGATCTTTGGAAGGGACACGTCCACATCACCCTTGACCTTGGGGCCTTTGAGGTTGAAGTCAACATCAGGCATGGAGATCTTGGGGGCCTTGATGTGCATCTCGGGCATCTTGAACTTGGGGCCTTTGATCTTCCCATCGGGTCCTTCCAGCTCCACGTCGGGGAGATCCACATCAACTTTGGGGCCTTTGATGTCCAGTTCAGGAGCCTTCAGGTCACCTTCCAGCTTGGGGACAGAGACATCGACGTCCCCCTTCAGTTTGGGGCCCTTCAGGTTGAGATCAAAGTCAGGCATGGAGATCTTGGGGGCCTTGATGTTCATCTCGGGCATCTTGAACTTGGGCCCTTTGATCTTCCCCTCGGGGCCCTCGATTTGAACATCTGGGGCGGAAACATCGAATTCGGGGCCTTTCACGTCCACCTTCGGCCCTTTCAGATCCCCTTCCACGCTCGGCAGGGACACATCCACGTCTCCCTTGACCTTGGGGCCCTTCAGGTTCAAATCAAAGTCGGGCATGGAGATCTTGGGGGCCTTGATGTGCATCTCAGGCATCTTGAACTTGGGGCCTTTGATCTTCCCCTCGGGTCCTTCCAGCTCCACGTCGGGAAGATCCACATCCACTTTGGGGCCCTTGATGTCAATATCGGGACCTTTCAGGTCACCTTCCATTTTGGGCAGGGAAACATCGACGTCTCCCTTCAGTTTGGGGCCCTTCAGGTTCAGGTCAATGTCGGGCATGGAGATCTTGGGCGTCTTAAAATGCATCTCGGGCATCTTGAACTTGGGGCCTTTGATCTTCCCCTCTGGCAGCTCCACGTCCACCTCTGGACCTTCAATGTCCACCTTGGGGCCGGACACGTCCAGGTCTGCCTTTGGGAGGTTCACGTCCACCTCGGGGCCTTCTCCCTTCAAACCAAACTTGGGCATCTTGAATTTGGGCATCTTGAATTTTCCCTCGGGGCCGTGGATGTCGACGTCGGGCGCCTCAATGTCCACTTTGGGGCCCTTGATGTCCAGTTCAGGAGCCTTCAGGTCACCTTCGATCTTAGGCAGGGACACGTCCACATCACCCTTGACCTTGGGGCCTTTGAGGTTGAAGTCAACATCGGGCATGGAGATCTTGGGGGCCTTGATGTGCATCTCGGGCATCTTGAACTTGGGGCCCTTCACCTTCCCCTCTGGGAGATCGATGTCCACGTCAGGAGCCTCGATGTCCACCTTGGGGCCTTTGATGTCCACGTCCGGCAAGCTCAAGTCCCCTTCGAGTTTTGGTGTGGATAGATCGACGTCCACCCCTCCCTTGACCTTGGGACCCTTCAGGCTGAGGTCCAGGTCCGGCATGGAGAGGTTGGGAGCTTTGATGTTCATCTCGGGCATTTTAAATTTGGGGCCCTTGATCTTCCCTTTGGGACCTTCGACGTCGATGTCAGGAACGTCCACGTCCACCTTGGGTCCTTTCAGGTCCACGTCCACGTCCCCcttcactttggggcccttcaGGTTCAGGTCAATGTCGGGCATGGAGATCTTGGGGGCCTTGATGTTCACCTCAGGCATCTTGAACTTGGGGCCTTTGATCTTCCCCTCGGGGCCCTCAATGTCCACCTCTGGACCTTCAATGTCCACCTTGGGGCCGGACACGTCCAGCTCTCCTGTCGGCAGGTTCACGTCCACCTCTGGCCCCTCCCCTTTAAACCCAGGAACACCAAATTTGGGCATTTTTAACTTGGGCATTTTGATTTTCCCCTCCGGGCCGTGAACGTCCAGGTCGGGGCCCTCGATGTTGACCTTGGGGCTCTTGATGTCCACCTCAGGACCTTTCAGCTCGCCTTCCAGTTTGGGGGTGGGCAGGTCGAACTCCCCTTTCATTTTGTGCCCCTTCAGGTTCAGCTCCACATCCGGCATCGAGACTTTGGGTGAAGAAATGTTcagaaaaggcattttgaaTTTGGAGCCTTTGGATTTTCCCTGGACATCCAAATCTGGAGCCTGGACCTCGACTTTCGGGCCGGACAGTTCCACCTCCGGTTTTTTAAGCTTCACATCCACCTCGGGGCTTTGAACTTTTGGGCCAGAAAAGCCAAACTTGGGAAGTTTGAacctggatttttttgctttgccttcAAGGTCAACCTTCGgcccctccagctccagctccggCCCTTTGATGTCCAGTTTGGGGCCTTTCAGCTCGCCCTCGACCTTGGGCAGAGAAGCATCGATGTCACCTTTCAGTCTGGGGCCTTTCAGGTTCAGGTCGATGTCGGGCATGGAGATCTTGGGGACGTTGAACTGCAGCTC
Encoded proteins:
- the B4GAT1 gene encoding beta-1,4-glucuronyltransferase 1; amino-acid sequence: MCRGRFLGGCAWLLGGLALLQTLYLRGLPRPRPAPRRAPRGVLDASGAFRVYWDVLGAPPGWARAPGPELVLATHGSPGRAAAALGGPWGGPLSLAVFGEPRGGLRELMAILGGPCRSLRGRLRLQSAGGCRGALARLAAADPPSYTLGVPYPGNLLRNVAWEGAAAGGLRGGPPPKFGARFVLMVDADVVPSPGLREGFLALLRDGGLHPKNWGGQEGGLWGAEGRLGEPKATESQRDLRTQGNLVNPKLLGIQGGLGHPKALGTPGGGPRVPNTLGGPSVPSDPNALSDPNTRGDLNALSDPKTLSDPNARGDLNALSDANTRGDPSSLSAPEAAEPPWARVVFVLPAFEVRSGLRPPGSKAELLRLWGAGAARPFYGALCPRCQAPTDFRRWRALPPPPRLHVAYEAAWRDPWEPFFVAPAHGVPRFDERFLQYGFNRISQACELHMAGFRFAVLDGAFVTHRGFKEPGGFHEGREAELGLNRRLFRGFREELRQRYPGSPRRC